A region from the Serinibacter arcticus genome encodes:
- a CDS encoding sugar phosphate isomerase/epimerase family protein, which yields MTSHDTTTPPTTAPRSTTPLTATTWPIAAATLAFGGPARDGGEVHDAPAAEWGRVLRAVARAGFDHVDLTDAWLRPGDLAPSRRPELLDVAAEHGVALASISAIRRSVIHASDGEENLAYSHRTIDAAAGLGIGTVSVGLHQALTPAQQRELWFWTVTGHEDDPAHWDLAVERLRELGRHAADVGVVLSLEMYEDTFLGTAASSVRLVEEIGLPEVGLNPDIGNLVRLHRPIEDWREAFELTLPWTNFWHVKNYSRDEDVARDAYTAVPALMETGLINYRWAVQRAVELGFQGVICTEHYGGDGLSVSASNRDYLRRVLPEEGDVELGVSRVLQPRLTTPTHDRAGVAS from the coding sequence ATGACATCGCATGACACGACCACTCCCCCGACCACCGCTCCCCGGAGCACCACGCCCCTGACCGCCACCACCTGGCCCATCGCGGCCGCGACCCTGGCCTTCGGCGGCCCGGCGCGCGACGGCGGGGAGGTGCACGACGCCCCGGCCGCCGAGTGGGGGCGGGTGCTGCGCGCCGTCGCCCGCGCGGGCTTCGACCACGTCGACCTCACCGACGCGTGGCTCCGCCCGGGCGACCTCGCGCCGTCGCGCCGCCCGGAGCTCCTGGACGTCGCGGCCGAGCACGGCGTCGCGCTCGCCTCCATCTCCGCGATCCGCCGCAGCGTGATCCACGCCAGCGACGGCGAGGAGAACCTCGCCTACTCCCACCGGACCATCGACGCCGCGGCGGGCCTCGGGATCGGGACCGTCTCCGTCGGGCTCCACCAGGCGCTCACGCCGGCGCAGCAGCGCGAGCTGTGGTTCTGGACCGTGACCGGCCACGAGGACGACCCGGCGCACTGGGACCTCGCCGTCGAGCGCCTGCGGGAGCTCGGCCGGCACGCGGCCGACGTCGGCGTCGTGCTCTCGCTGGAGATGTACGAGGACACCTTCCTCGGCACCGCGGCCTCCTCCGTGCGCCTGGTCGAGGAGATCGGGCTGCCCGAGGTCGGGCTCAACCCGGACATCGGCAACCTCGTCCGGCTCCACCGCCCGATCGAGGACTGGAGGGAGGCGTTCGAGCTCACCCTCCCGTGGACGAACTTCTGGCACGTCAAGAACTACTCGCGCGACGAGGACGTCGCCCGGGATGCGTACACCGCCGTCCCCGCCCTCATGGAGACCGGCCTGATCAACTACCGGTGGGCCGTGCAGCGCGCCGTCGAGCTCGGGTTCCAGGGCGTCATCTGCACCGAGCACTACGGCGGCGACGGGCTCAGCGTGAGCGCGTCCAACCGTGACTACCTGCGGCGCGTGCTGCCGGAGGAGGGCGACGTCGAGCTCGGCGTCAGCCGCGTGCTCCAGCCGCGGCTCACGACGCCGACCCACGACCGCGCGGGGGTGGCGTCATGA
- a CDS encoding glycoside hydrolase family 3 N-terminal domain-containing protein, producing the protein MTDNDVDNDVSPITAPPTPLWRDPAHPAADRAAALLAELTLEEKVAQLGSYWADTRGSDEVIAPMQDVLGAGRPPFADAVAHGIGHLTRVLGTTPVDSATGARKVADAQRVVTDASRLGIPAIAHEECLTGFTTLGATVYPSPLSWGATFDPELIARVGRAIGEDLRAVGVHQGLAPVLDVTRDYRWGRVEETIGEDPYLVGTIGAAYVQGVESAGVVATLKHFLGYSASRGGRNHAPVSAGPREVADVLLPPFEMALAVGGARSVMNSYSEIDGVPVGADAGLLTTVLRDQLGFEGTVVSDYWSIAFLLSKHAVAEDVADAGRLALTAGIDVELPDTGAYGALPRLVRAGVIREDLVDRAVLRVLRQKVELGLLDPDWDPLAPTRGDVDLDSADNRALAGEVAERAVVLLANDSGLLPLDSPNRVAVIGPCADDARGLLGCYSYPIHVLPRHPEHGLGLPVASIAQALDAELADTAVVALEGVPLLEHDRSGIAAAVAAARESDVVVAVVGDRAGMFGKGTSGEGCDAPDLELPGLQGELVEALLDVGTETGVPVVLVVASGRPYAVGRYRDRAAAIVQTFMPGVEGAAAIAGVLSGRVNPSGHLPVSVPATSGGAPHTYLGPALAHDGDRISNVSVAPAFPFGHGLAYTTFAVGDLELEAATVPTDGTVRASVRVTNTGTRAGSTVVQLYGRDLAASVTRPVLELLGYRRLDLDPGATRRVELVLHTDRLSFTGAAGHRVVEPGRVELSAGLSSGERPASAQVTLTGPERRVAARRVLVTEVNDDIA; encoded by the coding sequence ATGACCGACAACGATGTCGATAACGATGTCAGCCCCATCACCGCACCGCCGACACCCCTCTGGCGCGACCCCGCCCACCCGGCCGCCGACCGCGCCGCCGCCCTCCTCGCCGAGCTGACGCTGGAGGAGAAGGTCGCCCAGCTCGGCAGCTACTGGGCCGACACCCGCGGCTCCGACGAGGTCATCGCCCCGATGCAGGACGTGCTCGGCGCCGGCCGCCCGCCATTCGCCGACGCCGTCGCCCACGGCATCGGCCACCTCACCCGCGTGCTCGGCACCACCCCGGTCGACTCCGCGACCGGGGCCCGGAAGGTCGCGGACGCGCAGCGCGTCGTCACCGACGCCAGCCGCCTGGGAATCCCGGCCATCGCCCACGAGGAGTGCCTCACCGGCTTCACCACCCTCGGCGCCACCGTCTACCCCTCGCCCCTGTCCTGGGGCGCCACCTTCGACCCCGAGCTGATCGCCCGGGTCGGCCGCGCGATTGGCGAGGACCTGCGCGCCGTCGGGGTCCACCAGGGCCTCGCGCCCGTCCTGGACGTCACCCGCGACTACCGCTGGGGCCGCGTCGAGGAGACGATCGGCGAGGACCCCTACCTCGTCGGCACGATCGGCGCCGCGTACGTGCAGGGCGTGGAGAGCGCCGGCGTCGTCGCCACCCTCAAGCACTTCCTCGGCTACTCCGCCTCGCGCGGCGGCCGCAACCACGCCCCCGTCTCCGCCGGGCCGCGCGAGGTTGCCGACGTGCTGCTGCCGCCGTTCGAGATGGCCCTCGCGGTGGGCGGCGCGCGGTCGGTGATGAACTCCTACTCCGAGATCGACGGCGTGCCGGTCGGCGCCGACGCCGGCCTCCTGACCACCGTGCTGCGCGACCAGCTGGGCTTCGAGGGCACGGTCGTGTCGGACTACTGGTCGATCGCGTTCCTGCTGTCCAAGCACGCCGTCGCCGAGGACGTCGCCGACGCCGGGCGCCTCGCACTCACCGCGGGGATCGACGTCGAGCTGCCCGACACCGGCGCGTACGGCGCGCTCCCCCGGCTCGTGCGCGCGGGCGTCATCCGCGAGGACCTCGTCGACCGGGCCGTGCTGCGCGTGCTGCGGCAGAAGGTCGAGCTGGGCCTGCTCGACCCCGACTGGGACCCGCTGGCCCCGACCCGCGGCGACGTCGACCTCGACTCGGCCGACAACCGCGCCCTCGCGGGGGAGGTGGCGGAGCGCGCCGTCGTGCTGCTGGCCAACGACTCGGGGCTGCTGCCGCTCGACTCCCCGAACCGGGTGGCCGTCATCGGCCCGTGCGCCGACGACGCCCGCGGCCTCCTGGGCTGCTACTCCTACCCGATCCACGTGCTGCCGCGGCACCCGGAGCACGGCCTCGGGCTGCCCGTCGCGAGCATCGCGCAGGCGCTCGACGCCGAGCTGGCCGACACCGCCGTCGTCGCCCTGGAGGGGGTCCCGCTCCTGGAGCACGACCGCTCCGGGATCGCCGCGGCCGTGGCGGCGGCGCGGGAGAGCGACGTCGTCGTCGCCGTCGTGGGCGACCGCGCCGGGATGTTCGGCAAGGGCACCTCCGGGGAGGGCTGCGACGCCCCCGACCTCGAGCTGCCCGGCCTCCAGGGCGAGCTCGTCGAGGCGCTGCTGGACGTCGGGACGGAGACCGGGGTCCCCGTGGTGCTCGTGGTGGCCTCGGGCCGGCCCTACGCCGTCGGGCGCTACCGCGATCGCGCCGCCGCGATCGTCCAGACGTTCATGCCCGGTGTCGAGGGCGCCGCCGCGATCGCGGGCGTGCTCTCCGGGCGCGTCAACCCGTCCGGCCACCTGCCGGTCTCGGTGCCGGCGACGTCGGGCGGCGCCCCGCACACCTACCTCGGGCCCGCGCTCGCGCACGACGGCGACCGCATCAGCAACGTCTCCGTCGCCCCGGCCTTCCCGTTCGGCCACGGCCTCGCGTACACGACCTTCGCCGTCGGCGACCTCGAGCTCGAGGCCGCCACGGTGCCCACCGACGGCACGGTGCGCGCGAGCGTGCGCGTGACGAACACCGGGACGCGCGCCGGCTCCACGGTGGTGCAGCTCTACGGGCGCGACCTGGCGGCCAGCGTCACGCGCCCCGTGCTCGAGCTCCTCGGCTACCGCCGGCTCGACCTCGACCCCGGCGCGACCCGACGGGTGGAGCTCGTGCTCCACACCGACCGTCTCTCCTTCACCGGGGCCGCCGGCCACCGCGTGGTGGAGCCGGGCCGCGTCGAGCTCAGTGCAGGACTGTCCAGCGGTGAGAGGCCTGCGTCGGCGCAGGTCACCCTCACCGGCCCCGAGCGACGGGTCGCAGCGCGACGCGTCCTCGTCACGGAGGTGAACGATGACATCGCATGA
- a CDS encoding LacI family DNA-binding transcriptional regulator: MSRQGAVRTEESGTRRPRLEDIAALAQVSPPTVSKVLNEHAGISAATRLRVQQAIDELGYVRRTPRAPRTPRPQRSIQVMLDRLGTPYAMEILAGISLEAEAQGVDMVVSRFQLEDPETGVLEPSEWAQRLSLAGRTGAIVVTADLSVEHAVQLAQKHLPVVAIDPMDVTGDSVVSIGSTNWAGGYSATEHLLGLGHRRIGVIAGPSGARVARERVHGFRAACESAGVAVDPRFVEHTGWDYASGLAVASEWLAGDDAPTAIFSACDLQALGVLEAARRAGVDVPGDLSVVAYDDTEAAQWAAPPLTAVRQPLHEMGRLALRDLLEVAARPGLRARHVEVATTLVVRDSTAAPRQI; this comes from the coding sequence ATGAGCCGGCAGGGTGCCGTCCGCACCGAGGAATCAGGAACGCGTCGACCCCGCCTCGAAGACATCGCCGCCCTCGCGCAGGTCTCGCCCCCCACCGTCTCGAAGGTCCTCAACGAGCACGCCGGCATCTCGGCCGCGACCCGCCTCCGCGTCCAGCAGGCCATCGACGAGCTCGGCTACGTCAGGCGCACCCCCCGCGCCCCCCGCACGCCCCGACCGCAGCGCAGCATCCAGGTGATGCTCGACCGCCTCGGCACCCCGTACGCGATGGAGATCCTCGCCGGCATCTCGCTCGAGGCCGAGGCCCAGGGCGTCGACATGGTCGTGAGCCGGTTCCAGCTCGAGGACCCCGAGACGGGCGTGCTGGAGCCGAGCGAGTGGGCGCAGCGCCTCTCCCTCGCCGGACGCACCGGCGCCATCGTCGTGACCGCCGACCTCTCGGTCGAGCACGCGGTGCAGCTCGCGCAGAAGCACCTGCCCGTCGTCGCCATCGACCCGATGGACGTCACCGGCGACTCCGTCGTCAGCATCGGCTCCACCAACTGGGCCGGCGGGTACTCCGCCACCGAGCACCTGCTCGGGCTCGGCCACCGCCGGATCGGCGTGATCGCCGGACCGTCGGGGGCGCGCGTCGCCCGCGAGCGGGTGCACGGCTTCCGGGCCGCGTGCGAGTCGGCGGGCGTCGCCGTCGACCCCCGCTTCGTGGAGCACACGGGCTGGGACTACGCGTCCGGCCTCGCCGTCGCCTCGGAGTGGCTCGCGGGCGACGACGCCCCTACCGCCATCTTCAGCGCGTGCGACCTGCAGGCGCTCGGCGTCCTCGAGGCGGCCCGCCGGGCCGGCGTCGACGTCCCGGGGGACCTGAGCGTCGTCGCCTACGACGACACCGAGGCCGCCCAGTGGGCCGCGCCGCCACTCACCGCCGTCCGCCAGCCGCTGCACGAAATGGGCCGCCTCGCCCTGCGCGACCTCCTCGAGGTCGCCGCCCGACCCGGCCTCCGCGCACGCCACGTCGAGGTGGCCACGACGCTCGTCGTCCGCGACTCCACCGCCGCCCCCCGCCAGATCTGA
- a CDS encoding trypsin-like serine peptidase: protein MDTYDDTPPLSESELAERLAQLDVSEPPAEFAAELEASKPTPYEVHIVNRDAPTTAEELAPLEPFRPGWLGEVVRPRHSPAVQSRPRVVHQGEDLHPLTVYRPDDRHPYYDTSYPWINVCRIQMDNGGFGSGAIVGPRHVLTANHVVDWASNGAGVVEVLRHGSTSVRTSRITNVWSYPGVRLGDTIPFSKLDEDYVVLVTADRIGDSYGWFGVRTYDSGWDGQRFWTTAGYPDDVGGGVIPHWQNSKWLDESALDFGGGRAISTDADTFDGQSGSGVWAWWDAGPSIVAVVSAEGSANWCSGGNDLTRLVNTARQGSP, encoded by the coding sequence ATGGATACCTACGACGACACACCCCCACTGTCTGAATCCGAGCTCGCCGAGCGTCTGGCGCAGCTCGACGTCTCCGAACCGCCGGCCGAGTTCGCGGCGGAGCTGGAGGCGTCGAAGCCGACGCCCTACGAGGTGCACATCGTGAACCGCGACGCCCCCACGACGGCCGAGGAGCTCGCGCCGCTCGAGCCGTTCCGGCCGGGCTGGCTCGGCGAGGTCGTCCGGCCCCGCCACTCCCCGGCGGTCCAGTCCCGCCCCCGCGTGGTGCATCAGGGCGAGGACCTCCACCCGCTCACCGTCTACCGTCCCGACGACCGGCACCCGTACTACGACACGTCCTACCCCTGGATCAACGTGTGCCGGATCCAGATGGACAACGGTGGTTTCGGCTCGGGCGCGATCGTCGGCCCCCGCCACGTGCTCACGGCCAACCACGTCGTCGACTGGGCGTCCAACGGCGCCGGCGTCGTGGAGGTGCTGCGACACGGCTCCACCTCGGTGCGCACCTCGCGCATCACCAACGTCTGGTCCTACCCGGGCGTCCGGCTCGGTGACACGATCCCGTTCTCCAAGCTCGACGAGGACTACGTCGTGCTCGTCACCGCGGACCGGATCGGCGACTCCTACGGCTGGTTCGGCGTGCGCACCTACGACAGCGGCTGGGACGGCCAGCGGTTCTGGACCACCGCCGGCTACCCGGACGACGTCGGTGGCGGCGTCATCCCCCACTGGCAGAACAGCAAGTGGCTGGACGAGTCGGCTCTCGACTTCGGCGGCGGCCGGGCGATCTCCACCGACGCCGACACGTTCGACGGCCAGTCCGGCAGCGGCGTCTGGGCCTGGTGGGACGCGGGCCCCTCGATCGTGGCCGTCGTCTCGGCCGAGGGCTCCGCGAACTGGTGCTCCGGCGGCAACGACCTGACCCGACTGGTCAACACGGCGCGGCAGGGGTCGCCGTAA
- a CDS encoding excalibur calcium-binding domain-containing protein, translating to MPAPQTPGNWFPDETEAYPTWDVPGSTERTRSAEEDRRDTAVIGVVPTPATEKRKKRTLPRWAVGSIAGVAGLLVGILVGVAPGAGTAAELEETIAELASVNEDLVAEQTTLADTQTSLETANATITQLEADAAAAVAAEQAVADREAATATRTTELDARSTELDTRDADLAAREAAVAGRETTVTDRENTVTTREAAVPATPSAPSTTIAPFAGSGGSSSGSSAGSGSGTSVSYANCDAVRAAGADPIHRGEPGYAKHLDRDDDGIGCDK from the coding sequence ATGCCTGCACCCCAGACCCCCGGCAACTGGTTCCCCGACGAGACCGAGGCCTACCCCACCTGGGACGTTCCCGGCTCGACCGAGCGCACCCGCTCCGCCGAGGAGGACCGCCGCGACACCGCCGTCATCGGCGTCGTTCCGACCCCTGCGACCGAGAAGCGCAAGAAGCGCACGCTCCCCCGCTGGGCCGTCGGCTCCATCGCGGGCGTCGCGGGCCTGCTCGTCGGCATCCTCGTCGGCGTCGCCCCCGGCGCCGGCACCGCAGCCGAGCTGGAGGAGACCATCGCCGAGCTCGCCTCGGTCAACGAGGACCTCGTCGCGGAGCAGACCACCCTGGCGGACACGCAGACCAGCCTCGAGACCGCCAACGCCACCATCACGCAGCTCGAGGCCGACGCCGCTGCCGCCGTCGCGGCCGAGCAAGCCGTCGCCGACCGCGAGGCAGCGACGGCGACCCGTACCACCGAGCTCGACGCCCGTTCGACCGAGCTGGACACCCGCGACGCCGACCTGGCCGCCCGCGAGGCCGCCGTCGCCGGACGGGAGACGACCGTGACCGACCGCGAGAACACCGTCACCACCCGCGAGGCAGCCGTCCCCGCCACGCCCAGCGCCCCGAGCACCACGATCGCGCCGTTCGCCGGCAGCGGCGGCTCCTCCAGCGGTTCGTCCGCCGGCTCGGGCAGCGGCACCTCCGTCAGCTACGCCAACTGTGACGCGGTCCGGGCAGCGGGCGCCGACCCCATCCACCGCGGCGAGCCCGGATATGCCAAGCACCTCGACCGTGACGACGACGGGATCGGCTGCGACAAGTAG
- a CDS encoding helix-turn-helix domain-containing protein, whose product MVTSPKTGDLGVGRRIASRREQLGLSRRALAEATGLSYPYIAQIETGYRMPSSRHQGPIARVLGLSLDELFGEEAPDGITSAGTGTERGLRRPSVPQAVDAAVAALESLPASVRLEALSQLQLRVVTGVAEEQARRRSI is encoded by the coding sequence ATGGTGACCTCACCTAAGACCGGCGACCTCGGCGTCGGGCGTCGGATCGCGTCACGGCGCGAGCAGCTGGGCCTCAGCCGAAGGGCCCTCGCCGAGGCGACAGGCCTGTCCTACCCGTACATCGCTCAGATCGAGACGGGCTATCGGATGCCGTCGAGTCGGCACCAAGGTCCGATCGCTCGGGTTCTGGGCTTGTCGCTGGATGAGCTGTTCGGCGAGGAAGCGCCCGATGGGATCACGTCGGCCGGGACCGGCACAGAGCGGGGCCTCCGACGGCCCTCGGTCCCCCAGGCCGTGGATGCCGCAGTCGCCGCGCTCGAGTCGTTGCCCGCCTCGGTGCGACTGGAGGCGCTGTCGCAGCTCCAGCTTCGTGTGGTGACGGGCGTTGCCGAGGAGCAGGCTCGCCGTCGGTCGATCTGA
- a CDS encoding ADP-ribosylglycohydrolase family protein: MLHLAHAQTDRACGVLLGSAAGDALGAGYEFARVSPDLVPEMIGGGLGNFAPGEWTDDTAQAVAIAQVVATGRDLRDGESMDEIARGFARWYAGDPPDVGIQTGAVLSRAGATPSAAAMTAAAREVHDRSGRSAGNGSLMRTGPVALAYLDDPEGCVETAMAISALTHFQDHAQEACALWSLMIRHAVLTGEIPVFDDVARWMPNAAVWRERLRNAESRPPSDFATNGWAVGALQAAWSAIAHTPVPEADPSRHLADALTTAIRIGHDTDTVAAIAGALLGARWGMTAVPARWRRILHGWPVIDSRELERLAVLGVTRGEGTKYGWPAVEHIDYVPLQYGRPALARHPHDDGVWLAGATALDRLPEDVDAVVTLCLTGRTQVPDGIEQITFRLQDVADPESNPNLDAVLLDAARTVRDLRREGRTVLVHCVAAHSRTPTVGIAYAMLRDVPLAEATAAVCRVLPAASPNAGFRAALARFDNRWRNVA, encoded by the coding sequence ATGCTTCACCTCGCCCACGCCCAGACCGACCGAGCCTGTGGCGTCCTTCTCGGCTCTGCTGCCGGTGACGCCCTTGGCGCCGGTTACGAGTTCGCCCGCGTCAGTCCGGACCTCGTCCCCGAGATGATCGGTGGCGGGCTCGGAAACTTCGCACCGGGGGAGTGGACCGACGACACGGCGCAGGCCGTCGCCATCGCCCAGGTGGTCGCTACCGGCCGCGATCTCCGCGACGGCGAGTCCATGGACGAGATCGCTCGAGGGTTCGCCCGCTGGTACGCGGGCGATCCTCCCGACGTCGGGATCCAGACCGGCGCTGTGCTGTCCCGAGCGGGGGCCACCCCCTCGGCCGCCGCGATGACCGCCGCCGCCCGCGAGGTCCACGACCGCTCGGGGCGGAGCGCTGGCAACGGCTCACTCATGCGGACCGGGCCGGTCGCCCTCGCCTACCTCGACGACCCCGAGGGTTGCGTTGAGACAGCGATGGCGATCAGCGCGCTCACGCACTTCCAGGACCACGCGCAGGAGGCGTGCGCACTCTGGTCGTTGATGATTCGTCACGCGGTGCTGACCGGTGAGATCCCGGTCTTCGACGACGTCGCCCGCTGGATGCCCAACGCCGCCGTCTGGCGCGAGCGTCTGCGCAACGCCGAGTCGCGTCCGCCGTCGGACTTCGCGACGAACGGATGGGCCGTCGGCGCGCTTCAGGCAGCTTGGTCGGCGATCGCTCACACGCCCGTGCCCGAGGCCGATCCGTCGCGTCACCTCGCGGACGCGCTCACCACCGCCATCCGCATCGGGCACGACACCGACACCGTCGCTGCGATCGCCGGCGCCCTGCTCGGCGCTCGCTGGGGCATGACGGCGGTCCCGGCCCGGTGGCGTCGCATCCTGCACGGCTGGCCGGTCATCGACTCGCGGGAGCTCGAGCGCCTCGCGGTCCTCGGTGTGACCCGGGGGGAGGGAACCAAGTACGGGTGGCCCGCCGTCGAGCACATCGACTACGTCCCGCTCCAGTACGGACGTCCCGCGCTCGCACGCCACCCCCACGACGACGGCGTGTGGCTCGCGGGAGCGACCGCGCTCGACCGCCTGCCCGAGGACGTCGACGCCGTCGTCACCCTCTGCCTCACCGGACGGACGCAGGTGCCCGACGGCATCGAGCAGATCACCTTCCGCCTCCAAGACGTCGCAGACCCCGAGAGCAACCCGAACCTCGACGCGGTGCTGCTCGACGCCGCCCGAACCGTGCGAGACCTCCGGCGGGAGGGTAGGACGGTTCTCGTGCACTGCGTCGCCGCTCACTCGAGAACCCCCACGGTTGGGATCGCCTACGCGATGCTTCGCGATGTCCCGCTGGCGGAGGCCACCGCGGCCGTCTGCCGAGTCCTTCCCGCTGCCTCGCCGAACGCCGGCTTCCGCGCCGCACTCGCCCGCTTCGACAACCGCTGGAGGAACGTTGCCTGA
- a CDS encoding N-formylglutamate amidohydrolase, producing MPDTDPGSRETGGRGTGVVLHVPHASRLIPADARASIVLDDAALEAELDLMTDSFTDVLAERAVAALGGRVDIEVLAAPVSRLAVDVERFPDEREEMNAVGMGAVYTRTHDGSLLRDAGDPSLVTRYADPHARAVRDAVAHHLERDGAAVLLDLHSYPLCQLPYEIVPEGSPRPEICLGVDEVHTPPELVALARGAFAGFDIEINSPFAGTYVPLDFYGIDRRVSSLMIEIRRDVYMDEASVEMHDGSSRVVRAIAALNEAVAPRRFR from the coding sequence TTGCCTGACACCGACCCGGGTTCACGCGAGACCGGCGGGCGCGGCACCGGCGTCGTCCTCCACGTCCCGCACGCCTCGCGCCTGATCCCCGCCGATGCGCGCGCGAGCATCGTGCTCGACGACGCCGCTCTCGAGGCCGAACTCGATCTCATGACGGATTCGTTCACGGACGTGCTCGCAGAGCGAGCTGTCGCGGCGCTCGGCGGTCGCGTCGACATCGAGGTTCTCGCGGCACCGGTCTCGCGACTGGCGGTCGACGTCGAGCGCTTCCCCGACGAGCGGGAAGAGATGAACGCCGTCGGGATGGGGGCGGTCTACACCCGCACCCACGACGGCTCACTCCTTCGAGATGCCGGCGATCCCAGCCTCGTGACGCGCTACGCGGACCCGCACGCCCGGGCGGTGCGCGACGCCGTCGCTCACCACCTCGAGCGCGACGGCGCGGCGGTGCTCCTCGACCTGCACTCCTACCCGTTGTGCCAGCTGCCGTACGAGATCGTTCCCGAGGGTTCGCCGCGTCCCGAGATCTGTCTCGGCGTCGACGAGGTGCACACGCCGCCGGAGCTCGTGGCGCTCGCGCGGGGAGCGTTCGCGGGATTCGACATCGAGATCAACTCGCCGTTCGCCGGGACGTACGTGCCGCTGGACTTCTACGGCATCGATCGCCGCGTGTCGTCGCTGATGATCGAGATTCGCCGCGATGTGTACATGGACGAGGCATCGGTCGAGATGCACGACGGTTCGTCGCGGGTCGTCCGAGCGATCGCTGCCCTCAACGAGGCGGTCGCCCCGCGCAGGTTCCGCTGA